The Bradyrhizobium sp. WBAH42 genome includes a window with the following:
- a CDS encoding ABC transporter permease — protein sequence MNDGYASVMPANAYNWIAVWRRNFLAWRKVALASLLGNLADPITNLLGLGFGLGLIVGRVEGTSYIAFLAAGMVAISAMTSATFETLYAAFARMGVKRTWEGILYTQLTLGDIVLGELVWAASKSVLAGTAIGIVAAALGYASWTSILCAIPTVALTGLVFASLAMVVISLAPTYDYFVFYQSLVLTPMVFLCGAIFPTSQLPGSFQHFASLLPLAHSVDLIRPTMLERGADSAALHVGALCVYAVLPFFASTALFRRRLLR from the coding sequence ATGAATGATGGTTATGCGTCGGTGATGCCGGCCAACGCGTACAACTGGATCGCGGTATGGCGACGAAACTTCCTGGCATGGAGGAAAGTCGCGCTTGCATCGCTTCTCGGCAATCTCGCAGATCCCATAACCAATCTGCTGGGCCTCGGCTTTGGCCTCGGACTCATCGTAGGACGGGTTGAGGGGACTTCGTACATTGCGTTTTTGGCGGCCGGTATGGTCGCAATCAGTGCGATGACATCCGCGACCTTTGAAACCCTATATGCGGCCTTTGCAAGAATGGGCGTCAAGCGCACCTGGGAGGGAATTCTGTACACACAGCTTACGCTCGGCGATATTGTTCTAGGTGAGTTGGTGTGGGCGGCCAGTAAGTCCGTTCTAGCGGGGACAGCAATCGGGATTGTCGCTGCAGCGCTGGGTTATGCATCCTGGACGTCCATTCTTTGTGCGATACCAACAGTCGCCCTTACGGGTCTTGTCTTCGCCAGCCTAGCAATGGTCGTCATATCTCTTGCGCCAACTTACGACTACTTCGTGTTTTACCAGTCGCTCGTCCTTACGCCCATGGTGTTTCTGTGTGGCGCGATCTTTCCGACAAGCCAACTGCCCGGCTCATTTCAGCACTTTGCGAGCTTGTTGCCGCTCGCACATTCGGTCGACCTTATTCGTCCGACGATGCTTGAGCGCGGCGCGGACAGTGCCGCCCTGCACGTAGGTGCACTCTGTGTTTATGCGGTCTTGCCCTTTTTCGCGTCGACAGCGCTATTTCGGCGGCGCCTGCTGCGTTGA
- a CDS encoding SDR family NAD(P)-dependent oxidoreductase, translating to MGLDLPNDDLIGEPRAETHFDCLVHADTARDDRRERKTMLLTGASRGIGHATAKLFSEAGWRVISCARQPFDSERCPWEPGNDDHFQIDLSNHRMLPRAITEVKKRLAGAPLHALVNNAGVSPKTPTGNRMTSLTTSTETWMGVFHLNLVAPILLAQGLFDELRAASGSIVNVTSIAGSRVHPFAGSAYATSKAALASLTRELAYDYAPHGIRVNAIAPGEIKTDMLSPDTEARLVPSIPLRRVGTPDEVAKVIFFLCSDAASYVTGAEVPINGGQHL from the coding sequence TTGGGTCTCGATCTGCCGAATGACGATCTGATTGGAGAGCCGCGGGCCGAAACACATTTTGATTGCCTCGTTCACGCCGATACAGCGCGTGATGATCGTAGAGAACGGAAGACGATGTTGCTCACCGGGGCATCACGCGGAATTGGTCATGCCACTGCCAAGCTCTTCTCGGAGGCGGGCTGGCGTGTCATTTCTTGCGCACGCCAACCTTTCGACAGCGAGCGATGCCCCTGGGAGCCAGGGAATGACGATCATTTCCAGATCGACCTCAGCAATCATCGAATGCTGCCGCGTGCGATCACCGAGGTCAAGAAGCGCTTGGCTGGTGCGCCCTTGCACGCGCTGGTGAATAATGCCGGTGTGTCGCCGAAAACGCCCACTGGGAATCGGATGACGTCATTGACCACGTCAACCGAGACCTGGATGGGGGTATTTCATCTTAATCTGGTGGCGCCGATCCTGCTGGCGCAGGGTTTGTTTGACGAGCTAAGAGCCGCGTCAGGATCAATCGTAAATGTGACTTCAATCGCAGGCTCACGGGTGCATCCGTTCGCCGGTAGCGCGTATGCGACCTCGAAGGCGGCGCTTGCGAGCCTCACACGCGAACTGGCCTATGATTATGCGCCGCATGGCATTCGTGTGAATGCGATCGCGCCGGGCGAAATCAAGACTGACATGCTGTCACCAGACACGGAGGCCCGTCTCGTGCCTAGTATCCCGCTGCGCCGGGTGGGGACCCCGGATGAAGTGGCAAAGGTCATCTTCTTCCTATGCTCAGATGCGGCGAGTTACGTCACGGGAGCCGAGGTGCCGATCAATGGTGGGCAGCATTTGTAA
- a CDS encoding electron transfer flavoprotein subunit beta/FixA family protein, translating into MHNVVCIKQVPDSAQIRVHPVTNTIMRQGVPTIINPYDLFALEAALELRDRFGGEITVLTMGPPSAEESLRKALAYGADRAVLLTDRCFAGSDTLATTYALATAIRKIGKDYGSTNLIFTGKQTIDGDTAQVGPGVAKRMGVVQLTYVAKIRSLDLAAQTIEVERRCEGGVQVLQAKLPCLITMLEATNQIRRGAMADALRAARAQIVKWSAQEAGVEDTSNCGLKGSPTVVKRVFAPSARAERAALVEAAEQPAQALIDAMFSLQPKLETDLAALARDARSGEARPS; encoded by the coding sequence GTGCACAATGTCGTCTGCATCAAACAGGTTCCGGACTCGGCGCAAATTCGTGTTCATCCCGTGACCAATACAATCATGCGTCAGGGAGTGCCGACCATCATCAACCCATATGACCTCTTCGCGCTCGAGGCCGCGCTTGAACTGCGTGATCGGTTCGGCGGCGAAATTACCGTGCTTACCATGGGACCGCCATCGGCAGAAGAGTCCTTGCGAAAGGCGTTGGCTTACGGTGCCGATCGCGCCGTCCTGCTCACGGATCGCTGCTTTGCTGGCTCCGACACGCTGGCCACAACGTATGCACTTGCAACCGCCATCCGGAAAATCGGTAAGGACTATGGCTCGACAAATCTCATTTTCACGGGAAAGCAGACCATCGATGGCGATACTGCGCAGGTTGGGCCCGGCGTCGCAAAGCGAATGGGCGTAGTGCAGCTAACTTACGTTGCGAAGATCAGATCCTTGGACCTCGCCGCTCAAACGATTGAAGTGGAACGACGCTGCGAAGGTGGTGTGCAGGTGTTGCAAGCTAAATTACCATGCCTCATCACCATGCTTGAGGCGACGAATCAAATCCGGCGCGGCGCGATGGCGGATGCCCTGCGTGCCGCGCGTGCCCAAATCGTGAAATGGAGCGCGCAAGAAGCCGGTGTCGAAGACACCTCCAACTGCGGGCTCAAGGGCTCGCCGACGGTCGTTAAGCGTGTGTTCGCTCCCTCTGCACGGGCCGAGAGGGCGGCGCTGGTTGAGGCCGCCGAGCAACCGGCGCAGGCGTTGATAGACGCAATGTTCTCACTTCAACCGAAGCTCGAAACCGATCTTGCGGCACTTGCTCGTGACGCTCGATCGGGAGAGGCTAGGCCATCATAG
- the nifA gene encoding nif-specific transcriptional activator NifA, with translation MLHIPPSERPASQPEPQCNPSGQPSHESALAGICEISKIVSAPGRLEVTLAKVLGLLQSFVQMRHGIVSLLDDNGIPEITVGSGWSEGSDERYRTCLPQSAIAQIVATDRPLVVESVADEPAFSAADRELLGVSDSMPVSFIGIPIRIDPRVVGTLTVDRIKDDGSSLRLEHDARLLVMVANLVGQTVKLHRLLACDRERLLVDKDQPQKIVELGVAARERKKLPAHGIIGDSAALSGLLEKIAVVAKSSSTVLLRGESGTGKELVAKAIHESSSRAKRPFVKLNCAALPETVLESELFGHEKGAFTGAVSSRKGRFELADKGTLFLDEIGEISAPFQAKLLRVLQEQEFERVGSNHTLKVDVRVIAATNKNLEEAVARSEFRADLYYRISVVPLLLPPLRERRSDIPLLAREFLRKFNSENGRTLTLEASAIEVLMNCGFPGNIRELENCIERTATLCTGPSIVRSDFACCQGQCLSMMLWKTTSNDKTDLAVTMQPAPAKSITPLAQTALPPPPVYEPAPLRPAGTALVGGASMTDRERVIAAMEKSGWVQAKAARLLGLTPRQIGYALRKYGIEIKRF, from the coding sequence ATGCTGCATATCCCACCCTCGGAACGACCTGCCTCGCAACCGGAGCCGCAGTGTAATCCCTCGGGGCAGCCGTCGCATGAGAGTGCGCTGGCCGGCATCTGCGAAATATCGAAAATAGTCAGCGCTCCTGGCCGGCTCGAAGTCACGTTGGCCAAGGTCCTTGGCCTCCTGCAATCGTTTGTGCAGATGCGACACGGCATCGTCTCACTACTGGACGATAACGGCATCCCGGAAATTACAGTCGGCTCCGGTTGGAGCGAAGGCAGCGACGAACGTTACCGCACGTGCCTGCCGCAGAGTGCAATCGCCCAGATCGTGGCGACAGACAGGCCTCTTGTTGTCGAGAGCGTAGCCGACGAGCCGGCCTTCAGCGCTGCGGACCGGGAGCTTCTCGGCGTCTCCGACAGCATGCCCGTATCGTTCATTGGAATTCCTATTCGTATTGATCCGAGGGTGGTCGGTACGCTGACGGTAGACCGTATCAAGGACGATGGTTCCAGTCTTCGGCTCGAGCACGATGCGCGGCTGCTCGTTATGGTCGCCAACTTGGTGGGGCAAACAGTAAAGCTACATCGCTTGTTGGCCTGCGATCGCGAACGATTGTTAGTGGACAAAGACCAGCCACAGAAGATCGTTGAGCTTGGGGTGGCCGCTCGCGAGCGCAAGAAGCTTCCCGCCCACGGGATCATCGGCGACAGCGCCGCGCTGAGCGGGCTGCTCGAGAAGATTGCGGTTGTAGCCAAATCGAGCAGCACGGTTCTGCTGCGTGGCGAATCCGGCACCGGCAAGGAGCTCGTAGCCAAGGCCATTCACGAGTCCTCGTCCCGTGCTAAACGACCGTTCGTTAAACTGAATTGCGCGGCGCTCCCTGAGACGGTCCTGGAATCGGAATTGTTTGGCCATGAGAAAGGTGCCTTTACCGGTGCGGTAAGCTCGCGCAAGGGGCGCTTCGAGCTTGCTGACAAAGGGACGCTATTTCTGGATGAGATCGGAGAGATCTCAGCTCCGTTCCAAGCGAAGTTGCTGCGAGTTCTGCAAGAGCAGGAGTTTGAGCGCGTCGGCAGCAATCACACGCTTAAAGTCGATGTTCGAGTCATAGCTGCGACAAACAAGAACCTTGAAGAGGCCGTCGCAAGGAGCGAGTTCCGCGCGGACCTCTACTATCGTATTAGCGTAGTTCCCTTGTTATTGCCGCCGCTGCGCGAAAGGCGCAGTGATATTCCGCTGCTAGCCCGAGAGTTCCTCAGAAAGTTCAATAGCGAGAACGGCCGTACGCTCACCCTGGAGGCCAGTGCGATCGAGGTACTGATGAACTGCGGGTTTCCAGGAAATATTCGCGAACTCGAAAACTGCATCGAGCGAACAGCGACGCTGTGTACCGGGCCGTCGATTGTGAGAAGTGACTTTGCATGCTGCCAAGGCCAGTGCCTTTCCATGATGCTCTGGAAAACCACATCGAACGACAAGACCGACCTGGCGGTAACCATGCAACCTGCGCCTGCAAAGTCCATCACTCCGCTAGCTCAAACGGCGTTGCCGCCGCCGCCTGTCTACGAACCGGCCCCACTGCGACCTGCCGGCACAGCTCTCGTTGGTGGTGCGAGCATGACCGATCGGGAGCGGGTCATTGCGGCCATGGAGAAATCTGGCTGGGTGCAGGCCAAGGCAGCGCGCCTACTTGGATTAACCCCGCGCCAAATTGGCTATGCGCTCCGGAAATACGGAATTGAGATAAAGCGGTTCTGA
- a CDS encoding nodulation protein NodZ: MKFYRRSSPAPRFQTVTPGEKKPEMSVSMSFVQPGAREKAIEMVSGAMNDRFVVSRRRTGFGDCLWSLAAAWRFAKQTGRTLAIDWRGSCYLDEPFTNAFPVFFEPVEDIAGVPVICGDDINKRSFPGPFFPAWWNKPSIDCVYRPDEQIFRERDQLDQLFQSQRDSDASTVVCDACLMWRCDQEAEREIFRRIKPRAAIQARIDAIYREHFEPYSVIGIHVRHGNGEDIMGHAPYWGDAERAFRQICNAIDKARALPHAKPVRAFLCTDSALVLEQVSAIFPDVFAIPKQFQAPHAGPLHNAAFGAEGGFSALTEMYLLARCDTVIRFPPTSAFTRYARLFAPRVIEFELNDPSRLILIEDNSQELVAS, from the coding sequence ATGAAGTTCTACCGACGCAGCTCGCCGGCACCGCGATTTCAGACCGTGACGCCGGGCGAGAAGAAACCCGAGATGTCTGTATCGATGTCTTTTGTCCAACCAGGAGCGCGCGAAAAGGCAATCGAGATGGTTAGTGGTGCGATGAATGATAGGTTCGTAGTGTCCCGGCGACGTACGGGTTTTGGTGACTGTCTGTGGTCGCTGGCGGCGGCTTGGCGTTTCGCAAAGCAGACAGGGCGGACGCTAGCCATCGATTGGCGGGGGTCTTGCTATCTTGATGAACCATTCACCAATGCCTTCCCGGTCTTCTTCGAACCGGTTGAAGACATTGCCGGCGTGCCGGTGATTTGCGGCGACGACATCAACAAGCGTTCATTTCCGGGACCATTCTTTCCGGCATGGTGGAACAAGCCGTCTATCGATTGCGTCTATCGGCCGGACGAGCAGATCTTCCGGGAACGCGACCAACTCGATCAACTGTTCCAAAGTCAGAGAGATAGTGACGCTAGCACAGTTGTATGTGATGCCTGCCTGATGTGGCGCTGCGATCAGGAGGCGGAGCGAGAGATCTTTCGGAGGATCAAGCCGCGAGCTGCAATTCAGGCTCGGATTGATGCCATCTACCGCGAGCACTTTGAGCCGTACAGCGTGATCGGCATTCATGTCCGGCATGGCAACGGTGAGGACATTATGGGGCATGCTCCCTACTGGGGGGACGCGGAGCGCGCCTTTCGACAGATCTGTAATGCCATTGACAAGGCGAGGGCGTTACCACATGCGAAGCCTGTGAGGGCGTTCCTGTGCACGGACAGCGCGCTCGTCCTTGAGCAGGTTTCGGCAATATTTCCCGATGTTTTTGCGATTCCAAAACAGTTCCAGGCGCCTCACGCCGGCCCGTTGCACAACGCCGCCTTCGGAGCAGAGGGTGGCTTTTCTGCCCTCACTGAGATGTATCTCCTTGCGCGCTGCGACACGGTGATCCGTTTCCCCCCAACGAGCGCCTTCACGCGCTATGCGCGTCTCTTTGCTCCGCGCGTTATAGAATTCGAGTTGAACGATCCGAGCAGGTTGATCTTGATCGAAGACAACTCGCAAGAGCTCGTCGCTTCATGA